The following are encoded together in the Silene latifolia isolate original U9 population unplaced genomic scaffold, ASM4854445v1 scaffold_257, whole genome shotgun sequence genome:
- the LOC141639019 gene encoding auxin-responsive protein IAA8-like has product MSPPLPLLGIEGGGQSNDSLVPSPTSPESGLKEHNYFGLSDCSSSSVDSSNVSSNKVNLNFKATELRLGLPGSQSPERERDPEDFCLLFPLKDGKAFVSGSKRGFSDTMEKTPAEANWMFKSAADVPKPVAQGKVSGNLGAPQAPQKAAVQELPRSNSNTTAPAAKAQVVGWPPIRSFRKNTLATNSKNMDPLFVKVSMDGAPYLRKVDLSIYSTYEELSSGLEKMFSCFTLGQCGSHGASGKENMSDIKLKDLLHGSEYVLTFEDKDGDWMLVGDVPWEMFIDSCKRLKIMKGSDAIGLAPRAMEKKSKCRN; this is encoded by the exons ATGTCTCCCCCACTACCACTACTAGGTATTGAGGGGGGAGGGCAAAGCAATGATTCATTGGTGCCTTCTCCTACGTCTCCGGAATCCGGACTGAAAGAGCATAACTACTTTGGACTGTCTGATTGTTCTTCTTCTTCTGTTGACAGCTCGAATGTTTCGAGTAATAAAGTCAACCTTAATTTTAAGGCTACTGAGCTAAGGCTTGGACTCCCGGGGTCTCAGTCTcctgagagagagagagacccTGAAGATTTCTGTTTGTTGTTTCCTTTGAAAGACGGCAAAGCTTTTGTCTCTGGGAGTAAAAGAGGGTTTTCTGATACTATGGAGAAGACTCCTGCTGAGGCTAATTGGATGTTTAAGTCTGCTGCTGATGTTCCGAAACCAGTGGCTCAAGGGAAAGTTTCAGGAAATTTAGGAGCACCCCAAGCTCCTCAAAAAGCTGCTGTTCAGGAATTGCCTCGTTCCAACAGCAACACTACTGCTCCTGCCGCTAA GGCGCAAGTTGTAGGATGGCCTCCTATCAGGTCATTCAGGAAAAATACCTTGGCTACCAACTCAAAGAACATGGATCCACTTTTTGTCAAGGTTAGCATGGATGGTGCTCCGTATCTGAGAAAGGTTGATCTCAGTATTTACTCGACTTATGAAGAATTGTCATCTGGCCTTGAGAAAATGTTCAGCTGCTTCACTCTAG GTCAGTGTGGATCACATGGTGCATCTGGAAAAGAAAATATGAGTGACATCAAGTTGAAGGATCTGCTGCATGGTTCGGAATATGTTCTGACCTTCGAGGACAAGGACGGTGATTGGATGCTTGTTGGTGATGTCCCATGGGA GATGTTCATCGATTCATGCAAAAGGCTGAAGATTATGAAGGGTTCTGATGCAATTGGCTTAG CTCCAAGAGCCATGGAGAAAAAATCTAAATGCCGGAACTAG